The Bacillus sp. Y1 genome has a window encoding:
- a CDS encoding MFS transporter encodes MFDAMDVGMLSFIIAALNADWGLTPEQMGWIGSVNSIGMAVGALVFGIWADRIGRKNIFIITLLLFSLASGASAFTTTLAAFLVLRFFVGMGLGGELPVASTLVSESVPAKDRGRVVVLLESFWAFGWLLSALISYFVIPSYGWKIALIISAIPALYALYLRLKLPDSPAFSKKKVEKRTVLQNIQDVWSKDYSRSTFVLWVVWFTVVFSYYGMFLWLPSVMVMKGFSMIKSFEYVLIMTLAQLPGYFTAAWLIEKLGRKFVLVTYLLGTAASALVFGNAETTAVLMTAGILLSFFNLGAWGALYAYTPEQYPAVIRGTGSGMAASIGRVGGILGPLLVGSLVAAGYSIGFIFTIFCISIVVGVVVLALFGRETKQIELT; translated from the coding sequence ATGTTTGATGCGATGGATGTCGGGATGCTTTCTTTCATTATTGCAGCTCTAAATGCTGATTGGGGATTAACGCCTGAACAAATGGGTTGGATTGGAAGTGTGAACTCAATAGGGATGGCTGTTGGTGCACTCGTATTTGGTATTTGGGCTGATCGAATTGGAAGAAAGAATATTTTTATTATTACACTTCTATTATTCTCATTAGCGAGCGGAGCTTCAGCCTTTACTACCACTTTAGCAGCTTTTCTCGTTTTGCGCTTCTTTGTAGGAATGGGGTTGGGAGGAGAATTACCTGTTGCCTCAACACTTGTTTCTGAAAGTGTACCAGCTAAAGATCGTGGACGTGTTGTTGTACTACTTGAAAGCTTTTGGGCATTCGGGTGGCTATTATCTGCACTTATTTCGTACTTTGTTATACCATCCTATGGTTGGAAAATTGCCTTGATTATTAGTGCAATTCCAGCGCTTTATGCGCTATATTTACGATTAAAATTACCAGATTCACCAGCTTTCTCAAAAAAGAAGGTAGAAAAAAGAACGGTGCTTCAAAATATCCAAGACGTATGGTCAAAAGATTATTCACGTTCTACCTTTGTATTATGGGTTGTTTGGTTTACCGTTGTATTCTCTTATTACGGTATGTTTTTATGGTTACCGAGCGTGATGGTCATGAAGGGTTTTAGCATGATCAAGAGCTTCGAATATGTGCTAATCATGACCTTAGCTCAATTACCAGGTTACTTTACAGCTGCATGGCTAATTGAAAAACTAGGTCGTAAATTTGTATTAGTTACATATTTATTAGGAACAGCAGCTTCGGCACTAGTGTTCGGAAATGCCGAAACGACTGCCGTCTTAATGACAGCGGGAATTCTATTATCGTTCTTTAATCTAGGTGCATGGGGGGCATTATATGCTTACACTCCAGAACAATATCCAGCTGTAATTCGTGGGACAGGCTCTGGGATGGCCGCTTCGATCGGCCGTGTGGGTGGAATTCTTGGTCCATTACTAGTAGGATCTCTGGTTGCTGCAGGCTATTCTATCGGATTTATTTTTACGATATTCTGTATTAGTATCGTTGTGGGTGTGGTAGTCTTAGCGTTATTTGGCAGAGAGACAAAACAAATTGAATTAACGTAA
- a CDS encoding NAD(P)H-dependent oxidoreductase: MTDHSKKREEVLEAFLFRHATKSFDASKKISDEDFQYILEAGRLSPSSVGYEPWKFVVVQNAALREKLREVSWGAQGQLPTASHFVVILARTIKDTKYDSEYVRHQMLEVKKFPEELFGKILERYKTFQEDDLHLLDNERTMLDWAGKQTYIALANMMTAAALIGIDSCPIEGFSFDQVQKILEEENLLEDGHLAVSVMVAFGYREKEPRSKIRKDMKDIVQWIE; the protein is encoded by the coding sequence ATGACAGATCATTCGAAAAAAAGAGAAGAAGTTCTAGAGGCCTTTCTTTTCAGACATGCGACAAAATCCTTCGATGCTTCCAAAAAAATCAGCGATGAGGACTTTCAGTATATACTTGAAGCAGGGAGATTATCGCCAAGCTCTGTTGGATATGAACCATGGAAATTTGTTGTTGTTCAGAATGCTGCCTTAAGAGAAAAATTAAGGGAAGTGTCCTGGGGAGCACAAGGCCAGCTTCCAACAGCTAGCCATTTTGTTGTGATTTTAGCTAGAACCATTAAAGATACGAAATATGATTCAGAGTATGTTAGACATCAAATGCTAGAGGTGAAAAAATTTCCTGAAGAGCTTTTTGGGAAAATTTTAGAAAGGTATAAAACCTTTCAGGAAGACGATCTTCACTTATTGGATAATGAAAGAACGATGTTGGATTGGGCTGGAAAGCAAACGTATATTGCTTTAGCAAATATGATGACAGCAGCGGCTTTAATTGGAATTGATTCCTGTCCGATTGAAGGATTTAGTTTTGATCAAGTACAAAAGATTCTGGAAGAGGAAAACTTACTCGAAGATGGACATTTGGCTGTTTCTGTTATGGTAGCGTTTGGTTATAGAGAGAAGGAACCTCGATCAAAAATTAGAAAAGACATGAAGGATATCGTTCAGTGGATTGAGTAG
- a CDS encoding P-loop NTPase family protein, with translation MNRVMVIGVSAGVGKSTFARKLGQKLHIPVYHLDTYFWKSGWIEASNEEFFEAQRKLVEKETWIIEGNYTKTIHIRESSCDTVIYLELPLRSCLYRVVKRFLTNIGHTRPDMTIGCKEKLDWKFTKFIIFTYFTRKEKMRERLKQYESIGKKVVVLKTKKEISSYFN, from the coding sequence ATGAATCGAGTCATGGTGATTGGGGTATCGGCTGGTGTTGGGAAATCGACGTTTGCTAGGAAGCTTGGACAGAAGCTACATATCCCCGTTTATCATCTAGATACTTACTTCTGGAAATCAGGTTGGATCGAGGCTTCAAATGAAGAATTTTTTGAAGCTCAAAGAAAGCTTGTGGAGAAAGAAACGTGGATCATTGAAGGAAATTACACAAAAACAATTCATATCAGAGAATCCAGCTGCGATACAGTTATTTATTTAGAACTCCCCTTACGTTCTTGTCTTTACCGAGTAGTGAAGCGATTCCTTACAAACATTGGACATACGAGGCCAGATATGACGATCGGCTGCAAAGAGAAGCTAGATTGGAAATTTACCAAATTTATTATATTCACCTATTTTACTAGGAAAGAAAAAATGAGAGAAAGACTGAAACAATACGAGTCAATTGGGAAAAAAGTAGTTGTATTAAAAACAAAGAAAGAAATTAGCTCCTATTTCAATTAG
- a CDS encoding glycosyltransferase family 2 protein: MRKVTVMIPFFNPGNYVKDAIESIVSQTFDRWNLLLINDASTDNSLSIIESYLGNEKINLLHNQKNIGQSKSLNFGLNFVNTSYVITLDADDWFPQNTLEVFVDEMENNSNKVAVLGGNLNIVTQRRNHIKSKIVKGRGFSNQYDFLLSNQSVWPRFYRTNTLKSIGGWPVDDPWDGRYAEDIRILSRLLENNYQIGWVNDTLLNHRRHQHNQTNNLSVYGEVYEWIVRDNLKRWGNKYEPEFIEYENGWKHLKQLIPIR; encoded by the coding sequence TTGAGAAAAGTCACGGTGATGATTCCTTTTTTTAACCCCGGAAATTACGTAAAAGATGCAATAGAATCCATCGTTTCGCAAACTTTCGATAGATGGAACCTACTTTTAATCAATGATGCATCCACTGATAACAGCTTATCAATCATTGAATCTTATTTAGGTAACGAAAAAATAAACCTATTACATAATCAAAAAAATATCGGCCAATCTAAATCACTAAATTTTGGACTAAACTTTGTAAATACTTCTTATGTTATCACACTAGATGCAGATGATTGGTTTCCACAAAATACTCTTGAAGTTTTCGTAGATGAGATGGAAAACAACTCAAATAAAGTAGCTGTCTTGGGAGGAAATCTTAACATAGTGACACAAAGGAGAAACCATATTAAATCTAAAATAGTCAAAGGTAGAGGATTTTCAAATCAATATGATTTTCTATTATCAAACCAATCTGTTTGGCCTAGATTTTATCGGACAAATACACTAAAAAGTATTGGAGGATGGCCAGTAGATGATCCTTGGGACGGTCGTTATGCGGAAGATATTCGAATTCTTTCTCGTCTGTTAGAAAATAATTATCAAATTGGTTGGGTAAATGACACTTTATTGAATCATAGAAGACATCAACACAACCAGACAAATAATTTATCTGTATACGGTGAGGTATATGAATGGATTGTACGAGATAACTTAAAACGCTGGGGAAATAAATATGAACCTGAGTTTATCGAGTATGAAAACGGATGGAAGCATCTTAAACAATTAATTCCTATAAGATAA
- a CDS encoding NAD-dependent epimerase/dehydratase family protein, whose protein sequence is MKVLVTGGCGFIGSHTVEELIKKNYEVIVIDNLSTGNKTWLPKNIKLYETDILSTKIIDIFQLEQPDFVIHLAANVDVATSMENPLMDATNNILSTIKLLQCCKLFGVKKFIYASSCAVYGETGDCSIHEDFPIKPLSYYGISKYTPELYIKQFSEHNDLSYTILRYANVYGPRQTPKGEGGVISIFYSKLFQHQRPTIYGDGKQTRDFIFVKDVAKANVLALTRANKEVINISCNSKTSINTLYNYIKEVIPVDIEPFYSPTRSGDILYSQLNNQKAITLLSWSPLSNLKEGLEITSSYYKNLFKD, encoded by the coding sequence ATGAAAGTACTAGTAACAGGTGGTTGTGGATTTATTGGGTCACATACAGTTGAGGAATTAATAAAAAAAAACTATGAGGTCATTGTTATTGACAATTTAAGTACTGGCAATAAAACGTGGCTTCCAAAGAACATTAAACTATATGAAACTGACATATTATCTACAAAGATTATAGATATTTTCCAACTTGAACAACCCGATTTTGTGATCCACCTTGCAGCGAATGTAGATGTGGCAACATCAATGGAAAATCCATTAATGGATGCTACCAACAACATCCTTTCTACTATTAAATTATTACAATGTTGTAAACTATTCGGAGTTAAAAAATTCATTTATGCTTCGTCATGTGCAGTCTATGGGGAAACTGGAGATTGTAGCATTCATGAAGATTTTCCAATAAAACCTTTATCATATTATGGCATTTCCAAGTACACTCCAGAGTTATATATCAAACAATTCTCAGAACATAATGATTTATCCTATACAATCTTACGATATGCAAATGTATATGGACCTAGGCAAACTCCAAAGGGAGAAGGAGGCGTCATATCAATCTTTTACTCTAAGCTTTTTCAACATCAAAGACCTACAATTTATGGAGATGGAAAACAAACGAGAGATTTCATTTTTGTAAAGGATGTGGCAAAAGCGAATGTTCTGGCACTCACACGGGCAAATAAAGAAGTGATTAACATCAGCTGTAATAGTAAAACAAGTATCAATACCCTATATAACTACATTAAAGAAGTGATACCCGTAGATATCGAGCCTTTTTATTCCCCTACAAGATCAGGAGATATTCTTTATAGCCAACTAAATAATCAAAAAGCCATTACATTGTTATCTTGGTCCCCCCTGTCTAATCTAAAAGAAGGTTTAGAAATAACTTCTAGTTACTATAAAAACTTGTTTAAAGATTAA
- a CDS encoding NAD-dependent epimerase/dehydratase family protein — protein sequence MNILVTGGAGFIGSHLCERLTNMGHHLTVIDNLSNGRKSFLATLPPSKIQFIEGSVMDRPLLEKTLKDCDLVFHLAATLGVKNTVEDPLKIIHGNIDGTRNVLELAYEKNVKVVFASTSEVYGKNPNLPFTEDSDRILGSAQTSRWCYATAKSLDEHMCFAYGKNGLPISIVRYFNAYGPRQTSSQYGGVIPKFIVAALKNEPITVFGDGNQTRCFTFISDMIDGTVACMYPKANNEVFNIGTTEQITINSLAQMIKDITNSNSDIIHIPYERAYGLGYEDTPDRLPDIIKAASTLGFNPKVSLENGLKQTISYYQTVLGISDSE from the coding sequence ATGAATATTTTAGTTACTGGTGGCGCTGGTTTTATAGGTTCTCACCTTTGCGAAAGGTTAACAAATATGGGGCATCATCTTACTGTGATTGATAACCTATCAAACGGAAGAAAATCTTTCCTTGCAACCCTTCCACCTTCAAAGATTCAATTTATTGAAGGTTCCGTAATGGATCGTCCCTTATTAGAGAAGACACTGAAAGATTGTGATTTAGTCTTTCACCTTGCTGCAACACTCGGTGTAAAAAACACTGTTGAAGATCCTTTAAAAATTATTCATGGAAATATCGATGGAACCCGCAACGTACTTGAACTAGCCTATGAAAAAAATGTAAAAGTCGTATTTGCTTCTACATCCGAAGTGTATGGAAAAAATCCAAATTTACCGTTTACTGAGGATTCTGACCGAATACTTGGTTCAGCACAAACAAGTAGATGGTGTTATGCAACTGCAAAATCACTAGACGAACATATGTGTTTTGCGTATGGAAAGAATGGGTTACCTATATCAATCGTAAGATACTTTAACGCTTATGGTCCAAGACAAACATCTTCTCAATATGGAGGCGTAATCCCTAAATTCATTGTAGCTGCACTTAAAAATGAACCCATTACTGTATTTGGTGACGGTAATCAAACAAGATGTTTCACCTTTATTAGTGATATGATCGATGGTACTGTCGCATGTATGTACCCAAAAGCAAATAACGAAGTCTTTAATATCGGAACGACTGAACAAATTACGATAAATTCATTAGCTCAGATGATTAAGGACATAACAAATTCCAACTCAGATATTATTCATATCCCATACGAACGTGCATATGGATTAGGATATGAAGATACACCCGATCGGTTACCTGATATAATCAAAGCAGCTAGTACACTTGGTTTCAATCCAAAAGTTTCTTTAGAAAATGGACTTAAACAAACGATTTCATATTATCAAACTGTATTGGGAATAAGTGATTCCGAATGA
- a CDS encoding nucleotide sugar dehydrogenase, whose translation MQDFEVNQPTVTIIGLGFVGLPLAIKLVEKNLNVIGIDVDKRKISQLLNGESYIPDISSSQLQGAFKSKQFSVSSDYRNITTTNAVIICVPTPLTTHQTPDLSYVTAAANSITPYLQENQLVVLESSTYPGTTREVILPILENSGKKVGENIYLGYSPERIDPGNQTIPIDEVPKIISGITSGCLEKMLDLYKMIYINVVPVSSTETAEITKLLENTYRFINISFINEFATICDSLGVDVWEVIDAAKTKPYGFTAFYPGPGIGGHCIPVDPFYLQWKISNYEMSSLFITAASTINKTILQHIIAKIKEILQKPMNESSILLYGMTYKKDISDIRDSQSVELFKCLLNINRSVLYHDPYVPTIKIDSKIFNSTPLTQETLGQVDCVVILTDHSEIPLDTILEHSSLVFDTRNVVKDQKGNATIIKLGGGRP comes from the coding sequence TTGCAAGATTTTGAAGTTAATCAACCTACTGTTACTATAATCGGACTTGGCTTTGTCGGCCTCCCATTAGCAATAAAATTAGTAGAAAAAAACTTGAATGTAATTGGAATCGATGTAGATAAAAGAAAGATATCCCAATTATTAAATGGCGAGAGCTATATACCTGATATATCTAGTTCTCAGCTCCAAGGTGCATTTAAAAGTAAACAATTTAGTGTATCCAGTGATTATCGCAATATTACCACTACAAATGCAGTCATTATCTGTGTTCCTACACCTCTTACTACCCATCAAACCCCAGATTTAAGTTATGTAACTGCCGCAGCTAACTCTATAACCCCTTATTTACAAGAAAATCAACTTGTCGTTTTAGAAAGTTCTACTTACCCTGGGACAACTCGCGAAGTAATATTACCTATACTTGAGAATAGCGGTAAAAAAGTGGGTGAAAATATTTATTTAGGCTACTCGCCAGAACGTATTGACCCAGGTAACCAAACCATACCAATCGATGAGGTTCCTAAGATAATCAGCGGTATTACAAGTGGTTGCTTAGAAAAAATGTTAGATCTTTATAAAATGATTTATATAAATGTAGTACCTGTTTCTTCAACAGAAACAGCAGAAATAACAAAACTATTAGAGAACACCTATCGATTTATCAATATCTCTTTTATCAATGAATTTGCAACAATCTGCGATAGTCTTGGCGTAGATGTTTGGGAAGTAATTGATGCAGCAAAAACAAAGCCATATGGATTTACGGCCTTTTATCCTGGCCCTGGAATCGGTGGTCATTGTATTCCTGTCGATCCATTTTACCTCCAATGGAAAATCTCTAATTATGAAATGTCCAGTTTATTTATTACTGCTGCCAGTACAATTAATAAAACCATTCTGCAACATATAATAGCAAAAATAAAAGAGATTCTTCAAAAGCCAATGAATGAATCATCTATATTATTATATGGAATGACTTATAAAAAAGATATCAGTGATATTCGCGATTCACAATCAGTTGAACTTTTTAAGTGCCTTCTCAATATAAACCGAAGTGTACTTTATCACGATCCTTATGTTCCTACGATAAAAATTGATAGTAAAATTTTCAATAGCACACCTTTAACACAAGAAACACTTGGACAAGTGGATTGTGTCGTTATCCTAACAGACCACTCAGAAATACCATTAGATACTATTCTTGAACACTCTTCCTTAGTATTTGACACAAGAAATGTTGTCAAGGATCAAAAGGGAAATGCAACAATAATAAAACTTGGTGGTGGTCGTCCATGA
- a CDS encoding GT-D fold domain-containing glycosyltransferase: protein MGNSIQLTSSVLMDKIIDALNRKQPLSIVSVGYTESFVMAQYAILSEEEILNDPETIVANSNRNLDRGHFHRGLIFPNIQARDVTVEAVKEANIIGLNLNIPTAGNLTKRVFDYYKISPDYVFEAYIRRVIMFSQQSKFHQMLAGKKILIICNYADEVKKSLEKNLMKKLGFNVVGAIKIKQFSDIPRVKNEIDSYDFDLCLLAAGTNAIILGSYIANERGKVAFDLGQGMESLITGEIEGEYWLDEEIGLKKLMDM, encoded by the coding sequence ATGGGGAATTCTATCCAACTAACCAGTAGTGTACTTATGGATAAAATCATCGACGCCTTAAACAGGAAACAGCCACTATCAATTGTATCTGTAGGTTATACAGAATCATTTGTCATGGCACAGTATGCGATTTTATCTGAAGAAGAAATCTTGAATGACCCAGAAACAATTGTAGCCAATTCAAATCGCAACTTAGACAGAGGACATTTTCACCGAGGACTAATTTTCCCAAATATACAAGCTCGTGATGTGACTGTTGAAGCCGTTAAAGAGGCTAACATTATTGGTCTAAACTTAAATATTCCTACAGCCGGAAACTTAACAAAAAGGGTTTTTGATTATTATAAGATTTCTCCTGACTATGTTTTTGAGGCATATATTAGACGTGTTATCATGTTCTCTCAACAAAGTAAATTCCACCAAATGCTTGCAGGAAAGAAAATCTTAATCATCTGTAATTATGCAGATGAGGTCAAAAAATCACTTGAAAAAAATTTAATGAAAAAGTTAGGTTTCAATGTTGTAGGAGCCATAAAAATAAAACAGTTTTCTGATATACCCAGAGTAAAAAACGAAATTGATTCCTATGATTTTGATCTTTGTCTTCTTGCAGCAGGTACGAATGCAATAATTCTAGGTTCATATATAGCTAACGAAAGAGGAAAGGTTGCATTTGACCTTGGTCAAGGAATGGAATCATTAATAACAGGTGAAATTGAAGGTGAGTATTGGCTTGATGAAGAAATAGGGCTTAAGAAGTTAATGGATATGTAA
- a CDS encoding GT-D fold domain-containing protein, whose protein sequence is MESNKLEFEQRFLSLQVVLQMMKDAIHNKKPFSLARFGHAEIYYSLWPTSTAYQEGLDYCAHYNGATAEPEKLKELVIGALLSTQVVGLLSKEEHDFFHRETLRLLTSLDYEPKYVCSPFITHPMSKDMDFWDTLRPLKIVLVGRRSLEAKPLFEKMGVTIVDTKQLEGINQINTLQNELVSKKAEWDIAILAAGVPATILTDKLAKATNNVVIDFGHALDVMIDGEAFDFDKLVEEYRDNMIE, encoded by the coding sequence ATGGAATCCAATAAACTTGAGTTTGAACAACGTTTTTTGAGTTTACAAGTTGTATTACAAATGATGAAGGACGCTATTCATAATAAAAAACCTTTTTCGTTAGCTCGATTTGGTCATGCTGAGATTTATTATTCATTATGGCCAACGTCAACAGCATACCAAGAAGGACTAGACTATTGTGCACATTACAATGGCGCAACTGCTGAACCAGAAAAGCTTAAAGAATTGGTGATTGGGGCTCTATTATCTACGCAAGTTGTTGGGCTTCTTTCAAAAGAAGAACATGACTTTTTTCACAGAGAAACACTTAGGCTTTTAACATCATTAGATTACGAACCAAAGTATGTGTGTTCCCCCTTTATCACACATCCTATGTCAAAGGATATGGATTTTTGGGACACATTACGTCCTTTAAAAATTGTATTAGTTGGGAGGAGGTCGCTTGAAGCAAAACCACTGTTTGAAAAAATGGGTGTAACCATTGTAGATACGAAACAACTAGAAGGAATCAATCAGATAAATACACTCCAAAACGAGCTAGTCAGCAAGAAAGCTGAATGGGATATTGCTATTTTAGCTGCTGGAGTACCAGCAACGATCTTAACTGATAAGCTCGCCAAAGCTACAAATAATGTCGTTATTGATTTTGGCCATGCATTAGATGTCATGATTGACGGAGAAGCTTTTGATTTTGATAAACTTGTTGAGGAGTATCGCGATAACATGATTGAGTAA
- a CDS encoding glycosyltransferase family 4 protein, with the protein MKILLAYGSYLPLTGGVWTYVKQLTKGLEGQGHDVDILALHPDDNCYYLLKKGTSFNKNPLERTIYMKLKEYFEKKSFGIDDWIIRKESKRHSLEIAAFHLGISSYDLIHAQDVVTAHALSRVKSINTPLVCTIHSSMIQEIFLAEMKKNPQITNSQRWKYISQLESIGPNSSDLSILPSNWLKDQMKHYSIQSEMTVIPYGIDILDFQRQQTTFTDIKIPEEKKIIACSARLVFEKGQFSLLQALAKLKKVRNDWICLFIGDSYKWDDFGDFLKTEVKRKNLSNNVIFLGKRDDVPALLTSVDVFVLPSLLENLPFVIIEAQIAGKPIVASDAGGVPEMIEHGETGLLYPRDNSDELCDRLEKILSDDKLRKNLAEKAKNFGLTAWHHTKMIDSTLEVYYKVRTFPNDHRSIEEGPLVKDNLGILKKYSLKMPRNYHIPDSSTINALLDK; encoded by the coding sequence ATGAAAATATTATTGGCATACGGATCATATTTACCATTAACAGGAGGAGTATGGACCTATGTTAAGCAACTTACAAAAGGCTTAGAAGGTCAAGGTCATGATGTTGATATTTTAGCTCTCCATCCTGATGATAATTGTTACTATCTTTTAAAAAAAGGAACATCCTTCAATAAGAATCCTTTAGAAAGAACAATATATATGAAACTAAAAGAATATTTCGAAAAAAAATCCTTTGGGATAGATGATTGGATCATTAGAAAAGAAAGTAAGCGTCATAGTCTAGAGATAGCTGCTTTTCATCTAGGTATAAGTTCGTATGATCTTATTCACGCTCAAGATGTTGTGACTGCACATGCCTTATCCCGTGTTAAATCTATTAATACACCATTGGTTTGTACTATTCATTCATCAATGATTCAAGAAATCTTTCTAGCAGAAATGAAAAAAAATCCTCAAATTACGAATAGTCAACGATGGAAGTATATTTCACAATTAGAATCCATTGGTCCAAATTCATCCGATCTCTCCATTCTCCCCTCAAATTGGTTGAAGGATCAGATGAAGCATTACTCGATACAATCAGAGATGACGGTTATTCCTTATGGAATTGATATTCTAGATTTTCAAAGACAGCAAACAACATTTACAGATATCAAAATTCCAGAAGAAAAAAAAATAATCGCATGCTCAGCAAGGCTTGTTTTTGAAAAGGGACAATTTTCATTACTACAGGCATTGGCAAAACTAAAGAAAGTTCGCAACGATTGGATTTGTTTATTTATTGGGGACTCGTATAAATGGGATGACTTTGGGGACTTTCTTAAGACTGAAGTTAAAAGAAAAAACCTTTCAAATAATGTGATCTTTTTAGGAAAAAGAGACGATGTTCCTGCATTATTAACGAGTGTGGATGTTTTTGTACTCCCTAGTTTGCTTGAAAATTTACCTTTTGTAATTATTGAAGCACAGATTGCTGGTAAACCAATCGTCGCTTCTGATGCTGGCGGTGTTCCTGAAATGATAGAACATGGAGAAACAGGTTTGCTTTACCCTCGAGATAACAGTGACGAACTATGCGATCGCTTAGAAAAAATCCTTTCAGATGATAAATTACGAAAAAATTTAGCAGAAAAAGCAAAGAATTTCGGCTTAACTGCTTGGCATCATACAAAAATGATCGATTCAACTCTTGAGGTATATTACAAAGTAAGAACCTTCCCGAACGATCATAGGTCCATAGAAGAAGGTCCATTAGTGAAAGATAACCTTGGAATATTGAAAAAATATTCACTAAAAATGCCTAGAAATTACCACATCCCTGATTCTTCCACAATAAATGCACTTTTAGATAAATAG
- a CDS encoding glycosyltransferase family 2 protein — MTVSQATILIPFYNRQDYLRETLETVFAQTYKDWKLILIDDGSTDRSIETINDLLSDPRIKNIKNHKNLGKSKSLNRALSLVDTPYILELDSDDWLFPNTLQVLIEEFENQPNDVAIVSGNLQMVVEDRQGRIKRIIERKGKAFSDKIEFLFANQVVWPRFCRTNVLKEIGGWPIDDPYEGCHGIDDLRLLLRLIDRYRFHWIDQCLYKCREHENNLSNKQRKRTAEIREWAIRDALDRWGYELEPVFYYDEDGWNYLVDLM, encoded by the coding sequence ATGACCGTTAGTCAAGCCACTATTTTAATTCCTTTTTATAATCGTCAGGATTATTTAAGGGAAACATTAGAAACTGTATTTGCTCAAACATATAAAGATTGGAAATTAATTTTGATTGATGATGGTTCAACAGATAGGAGTATTGAAACGATTAACGATCTTTTAAGTGATCCGAGAATTAAAAATATAAAAAATCATAAAAACTTGGGTAAATCAAAAAGTCTAAATAGAGCATTATCGCTTGTTGATACACCATATATACTAGAATTAGACAGTGATGATTGGTTATTTCCTAACACGCTACAGGTATTAATAGAAGAGTTTGAAAATCAGCCTAATGATGTAGCAATTGTAAGTGGGAATTTACAGATGGTCGTGGAAGATAGACAGGGGCGAATTAAAAGGATTATTGAACGGAAAGGAAAAGCCTTTTCTGATAAAATTGAATTCCTTTTTGCTAATCAGGTCGTATGGCCGCGATTTTGTCGTACAAATGTGTTAAAGGAAATAGGTGGTTGGCCTATTGATGATCCATATGAGGGCTGCCATGGAATTGATGATTTACGTTTATTGTTAAGATTGATTGATAGGTACCGATTTCACTGGATTGATCAATGTCTTTACAAATGTCGGGAGCACGAAAACAATTTGTCAAATAAACAACGGAAAAGAACTGCAGAAATTCGTGAATGGGCAATTAGGGATGCTCTGGATAGGTGGGGATATGAACTCGAGCCTGTCTTTTATTATGATGAAGATGGATGGAATTATCTTGTTGATCTTATGTAA